Proteins encoded by one window of Candidatus Paceibacterota bacterium:
- the rsmI gene encoding 16S rRNA (cytidine(1402)-2'-O)-methyltransferase, which translates to MTTFFIVATPIGNLEDITLRAIRVLGEVDAILCEDTRVTAKLLSRYEIKKPLIRYDAHSTDATLKKIFGLIEEGKSLALVSDAGTPAISDPGSHLVGKLRERFSSEEISIVTIPGPSALTSALSVAGIPASEFLFLGFLPHKKGRETIFKEIVETKRPVIFYESPHRISKALDSLKKFCPERKIIIGRELTKIHEEMLFGTADELILFFEKNKEKIRGEFVVIVN; encoded by the coding sequence ATGACTACGTTTTTTATCGTTGCGACACCAATCGGAAACTTAGAGGATATAACCTTGAGGGCTATTCGTGTACTGGGAGAGGTTGATGCAATTCTTTGTGAAGATACACGAGTGACTGCAAAACTTCTGTCGAGATACGAAATCAAAAAGCCACTGATTCGTTATGATGCACATTCAACTGACGCAACACTTAAAAAAATTTTCGGACTAATTGAAGAAGGGAAGTCGCTAGCACTTGTTTCAGATGCTGGGACTCCAGCTATCTCTGACCCAGGCTCTCATTTAGTTGGAAAGCTCAGAGAGAGGTTTTCCTCTGAGGAAATCTCAATCGTCACTATTCCTGGGCCATCAGCATTAACCTCTGCTTTATCTGTTGCAGGAATCCCAGCTTCGGAGTTTTTGTTTTTAGGGTTTTTGCCACATAAAAAAGGAAGAGAAACAATATTCAAAGAAATTGTCGAAACAAAACGGCCAGTAATTTTTTATGAATCTCCTCACAGAATTTCGAAGGCCCTTGATAGTTTAAAAAAGTTTTGTCCGGAGCGTAAAATTATAATTGGACGTGAACTTACAAAAATTCACGAGGAAATGCTTTTTGGTACAGCCGACGAACTGATTTTATTTTTTGAAAAAAACAAAGAGAAAATCCGCGGAGAGTTTGTTGTAATTGTTAATTAA
- the murC gene encoding UDP-N-acetylmuramate--L-alanine ligase has translation MDLKKYNNIHFIGIGGIGVSAIARMMILEGKKVSGSDVKESEITKELALSGATIFVGHKKENVGDGVDLVVYTVAVNSDNPEFVSAKERDIVYLSYPEVLGLISKNKKTIAVSGTHGKTTTTAMIAKIFIDAEKDPTVVVGSKLLEESASGRSNFVAGRGEYFIVEACEYRRSFLNINPTIGVITNIDNDHLDYYKDLEDIKSAFKSFVELIPREGVLVCDRGDERLMDIVNKTTSTVVDYMDFYDSEIEMLVLGEHNRKNAAVALAVANVVGIDISRAKKSLKEFKGTWRRFEYKGKSENGALIYDDYGHHPTEVVATLSGAREKFQDKKITVVFQPHLYSRTKLLLNDFANAFNDADTVLIAPIYAAREQFDGSINSEMLASKIGNKAKSFFGFTDIEGHLKSTLKDGDVLITMGAGDVFKIGDSLIK, from the coding sequence ATGGATTTAAAAAAATATAACAACATTCATTTTATAGGTATTGGAGGCATAGGTGTGTCGGCAATAGCGAGAATGATGATTTTGGAGGGAAAAAAAGTTTCCGGATCGGACGTTAAAGAATCTGAAATTACTAAAGAGCTAGCTCTTTCTGGGGCAACTATTTTCGTTGGGCATAAGAAAGAAAACGTTGGAGATGGTGTTGATTTGGTTGTTTATACCGTTGCTGTAAATAGTGATAATCCAGAATTTGTGTCAGCAAAAGAGCGAGACATCGTCTACCTGTCTTACCCAGAAGTACTTGGGTTAATTTCTAAAAATAAAAAAACAATTGCAGTATCCGGAACGCACGGCAAGACAACAACCACCGCAATGATTGCCAAAATTTTTATTGACGCGGAAAAAGACCCAACAGTTGTGGTTGGCAGCAAGTTGCTTGAGGAGTCTGCTTCTGGGAGGAGTAATTTTGTTGCAGGGAGAGGAGAGTATTTTATAGTTGAAGCTTGTGAATATCGACGTTCATTTTTGAATATCAACCCAACAATCGGAGTGATTACAAACATTGATAATGATCACCTTGATTATTATAAAGATTTGGAAGATATCAAAAGCGCCTTTAAGTCTTTTGTTGAATTGATTCCAAGAGAAGGGGTTTTGGTATGCGATCGTGGCGATGAGCGGCTGATGGATATTGTAAACAAAACAACGTCTACCGTTGTCGACTATATGGATTTTTATGATAGCGAAATAGAAATGCTTGTTTTAGGGGAACACAACAGAAAAAACGCGGCGGTCGCACTTGCCGTCGCTAATGTGGTTGGGATAGATATTTCCAGAGCAAAAAAATCACTTAAAGAATTTAAGGGTACATGGCGAAGATTTGAGTACAAAGGAAAGAGTGAAAACGGAGCTCTTATTTACGATGACTACGGGCACCATCCAACAGAGGTTGTAGCAACACTTTCTGGGGCTCGAGAAAAATTTCAAGATAAAAAAATTACAGTTGTTTTTCAGCCCCACCTTTATTCGCGCACAAAATTATTATTAAATGACTTTGCAAACGCATTTAATGATGCCGATACTGTTTTAATTGCGCCAATATACGCTGCGCGGGAACAATTTGACGGAAGTATCAATAGTGAAATGCTTGCTTCAAAAATTGGTAATAAGGCCAAGTCGTTTTTTGGTTTTACAGACATAGAAGGTCATCTCAAAAGCACCCTAAAAGATGGCGATGTTTTAATAACAATGGGGGCTGGTGATGTTTTTAAAATAGGGGATAGTTTAATTAAGTAA
- a CDS encoding aspartate/glutamate racemase family protein has protein sequence MIGIFDSGSGGLTVLKEIIARLPQANFVYFGDLKNSPYGEKTPEELGALTVLGMQRLLSEGATQIVSACNSVSSNIVMPMFDILDIKPIDIVEMVGPTVRAFRERRSSRILLVGTTATIRSGIYQNGFLALGMDVEAYPIPYLAGAIEEGTSEAGMRGMIANVLEKHKGKFDTLVLACTHYPIVEDIFRDVVGNDVEIFNPAFVVAEEVAGRFNEKGEGGLRFVISKDSPFFRQKVKEIFGSKNYTIDVLS, from the coding sequence ATGATTGGAATTTTTGATTCAGGCTCGGGTGGCCTTACTGTTTTGAAAGAAATAATCGCACGATTACCACAGGCTAATTTTGTTTATTTTGGAGATTTAAAAAATTCTCCTTATGGAGAAAAGACCCCCGAAGAACTTGGTGCGCTCACTGTACTTGGAATGCAAAGATTGCTTAGTGAGGGTGCTACGCAGATTGTCAGCGCCTGTAATAGTGTTTCTTCAAATATTGTTATGCCAATGTTTGATATTTTAGATATTAAACCGATTGATATTGTTGAGATGGTTGGTCCGACAGTTCGAGCTTTTAGGGAAAGGCGAAGTTCAAGAATACTTCTTGTTGGCACAACAGCGACGATTCGTTCAGGAATTTATCAGAATGGATTTTTGGCACTTGGTATGGATGTTGAAGCTTACCCCATTCCGTACTTAGCCGGGGCAATCGAGGAGGGAACATCTGAAGCGGGAATGCGCGGAATGATTGCCAATGTTTTAGAAAAACACAAAGGTAAATTTGATACATTAGTGCTTGCTTGCACACATTACCCAATAGTTGAAGATATTTTTCGTGACGTGGTTGGTAACGATGTAGAAATTTTTAACCCAGCATTCGTTGTTGCCGAAGAGGTCGCTGGGCGATTTAACGAAAAAGGGGAAGGAGGTCTTCGCTTTGTTATTTCCAAAGACTCGCCATTTTTTAGGCAAAAAGTAAAAGAAATTTTTGGGTCTAAAAATTATACTATTGATGTGTTAAGCTAA
- a CDS encoding ATP cone domain-containing protein has translation MSKIAKVAQKVPLLIKKIQKRDGLIVDFDIDRVTSAVHKAMIATGEGSEKEAEYISRKVYSELLRVNKLVKNFLPTVEGIQDFVETQLITEDYAKTAKAYILYREERSRLRREVGEVPEKVRKLSEESKKYFRNVLGEFIYYRTYSRWIEGEGRRETWVETVDRYVDFMRENLGKKLKEEEYKEIREAILKQEAMPSMRLFQFAGLAARKTNICAYNCSFIAPTTWQDFGEVMYILMCGTGAGYAVENQNIDKLPSIKYQTGKKASKHVIADSKEGWADALVLGMKTWSEGKDIDFDYSALRPAGARLKTMGGKSSGPDPIRSVIDFTRERMLKKQGRKLSPLDAHDILCKIGECVVAGGVRRSAMISLSDLGDVEMRDSKKGPFYYTDPQRALANNSAVYIDKPTTEEFLDEWVALMKSKSGERGIFNRGSLAKTLPERRLKFMDQHITNGRMTGPVGTNPCGEIILQSKQFCNLSEVIARPGDTVEKLLKKIRIATIIGTYQSTLTNFPYLSKEWKENCEAERLLGVSVTGQWDCPTARKADVLDKLRAETIKVNQQYAKRFGVNPSTAITAVKPSGNLSQTVDSSSGMHPRFAPFYIRRVRIASTDALFKMLKDQGVPYHPEVGQTADTATTFVIDFPVRAPKGSIFKNDLTAIDQLEYWKMYKEHYTEHNPSTTISVGDTEWIDVGHWVYKNWNIVGGLSFLPRDNHVYQLAPYEEIDEKKYIELSKRWEHIDFSKIVTYEKVDETENKAELACVAGVCEI, from the coding sequence ATGTCGAAAATCGCAAAAGTTGCACAGAAAGTACCGTTACTAATCAAAAAAATTCAAAAACGTGATGGGTTGATAGTTGATTTTGATATCGATCGAGTTACAAGTGCTGTGCACAAAGCGATGATTGCAACTGGTGAAGGGAGCGAGAAGGAAGCAGAATATATTTCTCGTAAAGTTTACTCTGAACTTTTACGTGTGAATAAATTGGTGAAAAATTTCCTTCCAACCGTTGAAGGAATTCAAGATTTCGTTGAAACACAGCTCATCACAGAAGACTATGCTAAAACAGCAAAGGCCTACATCCTCTATCGAGAAGAACGTTCAAGACTACGTCGCGAGGTTGGAGAGGTTCCAGAAAAAGTTCGAAAGCTTTCTGAGGAAAGTAAAAAATATTTTAGGAATGTACTTGGTGAATTTATTTATTACCGAACATATTCTCGTTGGATTGAAGGGGAGGGTCGTCGCGAAACATGGGTTGAGACCGTCGATCGCTATGTTGATTTCATGCGCGAGAATCTCGGAAAAAAATTAAAAGAAGAAGAGTATAAAGAAATTAGAGAAGCAATTTTGAAACAAGAAGCAATGCCATCAATGCGACTTTTCCAATTCGCTGGACTTGCTGCACGCAAGACAAATATTTGCGCATACAACTGTTCATTCATTGCCCCAACTACATGGCAAGATTTCGGAGAAGTTATGTACATATTAATGTGTGGTACTGGTGCTGGTTATGCTGTTGAGAATCAAAACATCGATAAGCTTCCTTCAATCAAATATCAAACAGGGAAAAAAGCATCAAAGCATGTTATTGCCGACAGTAAAGAAGGTTGGGCAGACGCTCTTGTTCTTGGAATGAAGACTTGGTCAGAAGGGAAGGATATTGATTTTGATTATTCAGCACTTCGACCAGCTGGTGCTCGTTTGAAAACTATGGGAGGAAAATCATCAGGACCTGATCCAATCCGTTCCGTTATTGATTTTACTCGCGAGAGAATGTTGAAGAAGCAGGGACGCAAACTCTCACCTTTAGATGCTCACGACATTTTGTGTAAGATTGGCGAATGTGTCGTTGCGGGAGGCGTCAGAAGAAGTGCCATGATTTCTCTTTCAGATTTGGGTGACGTAGAGATGCGAGACTCCAAAAAAGGGCCATTTTACTACACAGATCCACAGCGTGCCCTCGCAAACAACTCAGCTGTATATATAGACAAGCCAACAACAGAAGAATTCCTAGATGAATGGGTCGCCTTGATGAAATCAAAGTCTGGAGAGCGCGGAATCTTCAACCGTGGTTCTTTGGCTAAGACCCTTCCAGAGCGTCGTCTTAAGTTTATGGACCAGCACATAACAAATGGACGCATGACCGGTCCAGTTGGAACAAATCCATGTGGGGAAATAATTCTACAGTCAAAACAGTTTTGTAATCTTTCGGAAGTTATTGCTCGACCAGGAGATACAGTAGAGAAACTTCTTAAGAAAATTAGAATCGCAACAATCATTGGAACCTATCAATCAACACTCACAAACTTCCCATATCTTTCAAAAGAGTGGAAAGAAAATTGTGAAGCAGAAAGATTACTAGGAGTTTCAGTCACTGGTCAGTGGGATTGTCCAACAGCGCGCAAGGCAGATGTTTTAGATAAACTTCGCGCGGAAACAATTAAGGTGAATCAACAGTACGCCAAAAGATTTGGAGTAAATCCTTCGACAGCTATCACTGCAGTTAAACCATCTGGAAATCTTTCGCAGACAGTTGATTCTTCTTCTGGAATGCACCCTCGCTTCGCTCCGTTTTATATTCGTCGCGTTCGTATTGCCTCAACCGACGCTCTTTTCAAAATGTTGAAAGACCAAGGAGTTCCTTATCATCCTGAGGTTGGTCAAACAGCAGATACGGCAACAACATTTGTTATAGATTTTCCTGTTCGCGCACCAAAGGGTTCCATTTTTAAAAATGACCTAACTGCGATTGATCAATTGGAATACTGGAAGATGTATAAAGAACACTACACTGAACACAATCCTTCGACGACGATTTCAGTTGGCGACACGGAATGGATTGATGTCGGTCATTGGGTATACAAGAATTGGAATATTGTCGGGGGACTTTCTTTCTTGCCACGCGATAATCATGTTTATCAACTTGCGCCATATGAAGAGATTGATGAGAAAAAATATATTGAATTGTCAAAACGATGGGAACACATTGATTTCTCGAAGATAGTGACTTACGAGAAAGTTGATGAGACAGAAAATAAAGCAGAGCTTGCGTGTGTAGCAGGGGTATGTGAGATATAG
- a CDS encoding DUF192 domain-containing protein, which produces MRNLIPKWLGLIIFLITLLYLISFFYQPQPREKVLPETITEVVAVSIGDVVINTFISETREERSRGLSGRKALLPNEGMLFVFEKPDLYGFWMKDMNFGIDIIWIDENKKIIYMEENILPESFPIIFQPILPALYVLEVPSGFVFTNKIKIGDSVIF; this is translated from the coding sequence ATGCGCAATTTAATTCCGAAGTGGCTTGGTCTTATTATTTTTTTAATTACTTTGCTGTATCTCATTTCTTTTTTTTATCAGCCTCAACCAAGAGAAAAAGTTTTACCAGAAACAATTACCGAAGTAGTAGCTGTTTCAATCGGCGATGTGGTGATAAACACGTTTATCTCAGAGACAAGAGAAGAAAGAAGTCGTGGATTATCAGGGCGAAAAGCTCTTTTGCCAAACGAAGGCATGTTATTTGTGTTTGAGAAGCCAGACCTTTACGGGTTTTGGATGAAAGATATGAATTTTGGAATAGACATTATTTGGATTGATGAAAATAAAAAAATTATTTACATGGAAGAGAATATTTTACCGGAATCTTTCCCAATAATTTTTCAACCAATATTGCCAGCGCTGTACGTTTTGGAGGTTCCTAGTGGCTTCGTTTTTACAAACAAAATAAAAATAGGGGACAGTGTCATTTTTTGA
- a CDS encoding prepilin-type N-terminal cleavage/methylation domain-containing protein, with amino-acid sequence MHSISSLKNKKGFTLIELLVVIAIIGTLSSIVLASLNTARVKARDTRRLADINQLIKAIEMYHTDNGFYPTCVGGVNPDYCTTTGSGGYANLSTLNVKPTYMSKIPQDPSNVAGQYGYYYARGYKPTGSIPPYVQTSSDQNYIVGTRLENSSSPVYTGWDNPNLNVYKGQ; translated from the coding sequence ATGCATTCGATTTCTTCACTTAAAAACAAAAAAGGTTTTACTCTTATTGAACTGTTAGTAGTCATCGCTATTATTGGAACCTTATCGTCTATAGTTCTTGCTTCGTTAAATACAGCGAGAGTGAAAGCTAGAGATACGAGAAGATTAGCTGATATCAATCAGCTAATTAAAGCAATAGAAATGTATCATACCGATAATGGTTTTTATCCTACGTGTGTTGGTGGAGTTAATCCTGATTATTGCACAACTACCGGCTCAGGTGGTTACGCCAACTTAAGTACGTTGAATGTTAAACCCACCTATATGAGTAAGATTCCACAAGATCCATCCAACGTCGCTGGGCAATATGGTTACTATTATGCTAGAGGATATAAACCTACTGGTAGCATCCCTCCTTATGTACAAACAAGTAGTGATCAAAATTATATAGTTGGCACCAGACTAGAAAATAGTTCTAGTCCTGTATATACCGGGTGGGACAATCCAAATCTAAATGTTTACAAAGGCCAATAA
- a CDS encoding CDP-alcohol phosphatidyltransferase family protein translates to MFKIKSRLWNEITETKVEVGIKDRVISRIFEPILPAFILPNHITVFRFVSIPFVTYLLFYEYHVTGFILFAISAFSDALDGAIARTRGQITDWGKLFDPLADKLLIGIAGFILISRFLSPILIAAIISIELLLIFNAYYRKKFKGEVVEARGVGKTKMVCQSFGIGLIGIYTIYSIPLLLTFASLFLYTGVFLALVSLFVYRSI, encoded by the coding sequence ATGTTTAAAATTAAAAGTCGTCTCTGGAATGAAATAACAGAAACAAAGGTTGAGGTTGGAATAAAAGACAGAGTTATAAGCCGTATCTTTGAACCAATTTTGCCGGCTTTTATTTTACCGAACCATATAACTGTTTTTCGTTTTGTTTCGATACCGTTTGTGACGTACCTTTTGTTTTACGAATATCACGTGACTGGTTTTATCTTGTTTGCGATATCGGCTTTTAGTGATGCTCTCGATGGCGCAATCGCTCGCACTCGTGGACAAATTACGGATTGGGGTAAATTATTTGATCCACTAGCGGACAAACTATTAATAGGGATTGCCGGTTTTATTTTGATTTCGCGTTTTTTGTCGCCAATTCTTATTGCTGCAATCATTTCAATCGAACTACTTCTCATCTTCAACGCTTATTATCGTAAAAAATTTAAAGGGGAAGTTGTGGAGGCTCGTGGAGTAGGGAAGACAAAAATGGTTTGTCAGTCGTTTGGAATAGGCCTTATCGGTATTTACACCATCTACTCAATTCCACTTTTGTTAACCTTCGCCTCGTTGTTTCTATACACAGGAGTGTTTTTGGCTCTCGTAAGTCTTTTTGTTTATCGTTCAATTTAG